From the Polynucleobacter sp. MWH-UH35A genome, one window contains:
- the map gene encoding type I methionyl aminopeptidase, translated as MNSVFTAEKDILGMREAGRLASEVLDHVAPHVKAGVTTGELDRICHEYMRDVQKTIPAPLNYQPPGYPPFPASICTSVNDVICHGIPGDKILKTGDVVNLDITVITPDGYYGDTSRMFMVGEVSVMAKRLTQITFECMWLGIAQVKPGASLGDIGHVIQTHAEKAGYSVVREYCGHGIGKVFHQDPQILHYGKPGTGEKLEAGMTFTIEPMINAGKRDIRTMPDQWTVKTKDRSLSAQWEHTLLVTQTGVEVLTWSEGSNPPPDCVKGLSFRPTLVSA; from the coding sequence ATGAACAGTGTATTTACCGCAGAAAAAGACATCCTAGGGATGCGCGAAGCTGGCCGCTTAGCCAGCGAGGTTCTGGATCATGTGGCGCCCCACGTCAAAGCCGGGGTTACAACAGGCGAGCTGGATCGGATTTGCCATGAATACATGCGCGATGTCCAAAAGACCATCCCTGCTCCACTGAACTATCAGCCACCAGGCTACCCTCCTTTTCCGGCATCCATCTGCACGTCAGTAAACGATGTGATTTGCCATGGCATTCCTGGCGACAAAATTCTGAAAACTGGCGATGTAGTTAATTTAGATATCACCGTCATTACTCCCGATGGCTACTACGGTGACACTAGTCGCATGTTCATGGTGGGTGAAGTTTCTGTCATGGCAAAACGCCTGACCCAAATTACTTTTGAGTGTATGTGGCTTGGCATTGCACAAGTTAAACCTGGCGCGTCACTTGGTGACATTGGCCACGTTATTCAAACTCACGCTGAAAAAGCAGGTTACTCAGTAGTGCGCGAGTATTGCGGTCATGGTATCGGCAAAGTATTCCACCAAGACCCCCAAATTCTTCACTACGGCAAACCCGGTACCGGTGAAAAACTAGAAGCCGGCATGACATTCACAATTGAGCCGATGATTAATGCAGGGAAACGCGATATCCGCACCATGCCCGATCAGTGGACTGTCAAAACAAAGGATCGCAGCTTGTCAGCACAATGGGAGCACACGCTACTAGTCACTCAAACCGGCGTTGAAGTGCTAACCTGGTCAGAAGGCAGCAATCCTCCACCTGACTGCGTCAAAGGCCTTTCATTCAGACCCACATTAGTAAGCGCCTAA
- the rpsB gene encoding 30S ribosomal protein S2, whose translation MSVTMRQMLEAGCHFGHQTRFWSPKMAPFIFGHRNKIHIINLEKTLPMFQDALKFAKQVAANRGTILFVGTKRQSREIIAEEAARAGMPYIDSRWLGGTLTNFKTVKGSLKRLKDMEVAKEAGDWEKLSKKEALTNDRDLDKLQKALGGIKDLNGVPDAIFVVDVGYHKIAITEANKLGIPVIAVVDTNHSPEGVDYIIPGNDDSSKAVTLYARGIADAILEGKANSVQEILTAVKEGEEEFVEEGKAE comes from the coding sequence ATGTCAGTAACGATGCGTCAAATGCTGGAAGCCGGTTGCCATTTTGGTCACCAAACTCGCTTCTGGTCCCCAAAGATGGCCCCTTTCATTTTCGGTCATCGCAACAAAATCCACATCATCAACTTGGAAAAAACATTGCCAATGTTTCAGGACGCCCTGAAATTTGCAAAACAAGTTGCTGCTAATCGTGGCACGATTTTATTTGTTGGTACTAAGCGCCAATCACGCGAGATTATTGCCGAAGAAGCTGCTCGTGCAGGTATGCCTTACATCGACAGCCGTTGGTTGGGCGGCACGCTCACTAACTTCAAAACTGTTAAAGGCTCCCTCAAGCGTTTGAAAGACATGGAAGTTGCTAAAGAAGCTGGCGACTGGGAAAAGCTTTCAAAGAAGGAGGCTTTGACCAATGACCGTGATCTCGACAAATTGCAAAAAGCACTTGGCGGTATCAAAGATTTGAACGGCGTTCCTGATGCAATTTTTGTAGTGGACGTTGGCTATCACAAGATTGCTATTACAGAAGCGAACAAGCTTGGTATTCCAGTAATCGCTGTTGTGGATACAAACCACTCACCAGAAGGTGTTGATTACATCATCCCTGGTAATGATGACTCCAGCAAAGCGGTAACCCTCTACGCACGTGGCATTGCTGACGCAATCCTCGAAGGCAAAGCAAACTCTGTTCAAGAAATCTTGACAGCAGTTAAAGAAGGTGAAGAAGAGTTTGTTGAAGAAGGGAAAGCAGAATAA
- the tsf gene encoding translation elongation factor Ts: MAAITAAMVGELRAKTDAPMMECKKALTEADGDMARAEEILRVKLGSKAGKAASRVTAEGIVAASINGTTGALLEVNCETDFVSKNDDFLAFANDCVKLVAEKNPADVAALLALPLNGQTVDEVRSALIGKIGENIMPRRFKRFAGSNKLVSYLHGTRIGVVVEFEGDDVAAKDVAMHIAAMKPVALSMADVPAEAIAVERSVAVQKAAESGKPPEIVEKMVEGSIQKYLKEVSLLNQTFVKNDKQTVEQMLKAANTTIKGFTMFVVGEGIEKRQDDFAAEVAAQVAAASKATA; the protein is encoded by the coding sequence ATGGCCGCTATTACCGCTGCAATGGTTGGCGAGTTACGCGCCAAAACTGATGCTCCGATGATGGAGTGCAAAAAAGCTTTGACTGAGGCTGATGGTGATATGGCTCGTGCAGAAGAAATTCTGCGTGTAAAGCTTGGTAGCAAGGCTGGCAAAGCAGCTTCTCGTGTAACTGCTGAAGGTATCGTTGCTGCTTCTATCAATGGCACTACTGGTGCATTGTTGGAAGTGAACTGCGAAACCGACTTTGTTTCTAAGAACGATGACTTCTTGGCATTTGCAAATGATTGCGTGAAGTTGGTTGCTGAAAAGAACCCAGCTGACGTTGCTGCATTGTTGGCATTGCCATTGAATGGTCAGACTGTTGATGAAGTTCGTAGCGCATTGATCGGTAAGATCGGTGAGAACATCATGCCACGTCGCTTTAAGCGTTTTGCTGGTAGCAACAAGTTAGTTTCATACCTTCACGGCACCCGTATCGGTGTAGTGGTTGAGTTTGAAGGCGACGATGTTGCGGCCAAAGACGTAGCAATGCACATTGCTGCAATGAAGCCAGTGGCTTTATCTATGGCCGATGTTCCTGCTGAAGCAATTGCTGTTGAGCGTAGCGTTGCGGTTCAAAAAGCTGCTGAGTCTGGCAAACCACCAGAAATCGTTGAAAAGATGGTAGAAGGCTCTATTCAGAAGTACCTCAAAGAGGTTTCTTTGTTGAATCAGACTTTTGTTAAAAACGACAAGCAAACCGTTGAGCAAATGCTCAAGGCTGCAAATACAACAATCAAGGGCTTCACCATGTTTGTTGTAGGCGAAGGCATTGAGAAGCGTCAAGACGACTTTGCGGCTGAAGTGGCTGCACAGGTAGCTGCCGCCTCTAAAGCAACGGCTTAA
- the pyrH gene encoding UMP kinase — MPAYKRVLLKLSGEALMGDDAFGINPVTIDSMVKEIAEVVNSGVELAIVIGGGNIFRGVAGGAAGMDRATADYMGMLATMMNSLALQDALRQKGVEARVQSALRMDQVVEPYIRPRAIRAMGEGKVVIFAAGTGNPFFTTDTAAALRGAEMGVEVMLKATKVDGIYSADPVKDPAATLYKTITFDEALIKNLQVMDATAFALCRDRKLPIKVFSILKPGALMRVVQGEPEGTLVHV, encoded by the coding sequence ATGCCAGCCTACAAACGAGTCCTCCTAAAACTATCTGGTGAAGCCCTTATGGGTGACGATGCTTTTGGCATCAATCCAGTCACCATCGATTCCATGGTTAAGGAAATCGCCGAAGTTGTAAATAGTGGAGTGGAGTTAGCAATTGTGATCGGTGGCGGAAATATTTTCCGTGGTGTTGCTGGTGGAGCTGCTGGCATGGATCGTGCAACCGCTGATTACATGGGTATGCTGGCAACCATGATGAATTCCTTGGCTTTGCAAGATGCATTGCGCCAAAAGGGTGTTGAGGCACGCGTGCAATCTGCACTTCGTATGGACCAAGTGGTTGAGCCTTATATTCGTCCACGCGCAATCCGTGCAATGGGTGAAGGTAAGGTGGTTATCTTTGCTGCTGGCACAGGAAACCCCTTCTTTACTACAGACACAGCTGCCGCTCTGCGTGGCGCTGAGATGGGTGTTGAGGTAATGCTCAAGGCGACTAAAGTAGATGGCATCTACAGTGCGGATCCAGTGAAAGATCCGGCAGCTACTTTGTATAAAACAATTACGTTTGACGAAGCATTAATTAAGAATCTACAAGTCATGGACGCAACTGCATTTGCATTGTGTCGTGATCGCAAATTACCAATCAAAGTATTTTCAATTCTCAAGCCAGGCGCATTAATGCGTGTCGTGCAAGGTGAACCTGAAGGTACTTTGGTTCACGTTTAA
- the frr gene encoding ribosome recycling factor: protein MSAAEIKSTTSQKMEKSLEALKTNLAKIRSGRANPGILEHIQVDYYGNPTPLSQVASLGLADARTINVQPFEKTMVAVVEKAIRDSDLGLNPASQGTVIRVPMPALTEERRRELTKVVKSEGEDTKIAVRNLRRDANEHLKRLTKDKEISEDDERRATDEIQKMTDKAVIDIDKIIAEKEKEIMTV, encoded by the coding sequence ATGTCTGCAGCAGAAATTAAATCCACCACTAGTCAAAAGATGGAAAAGTCTCTTGAGGCTTTGAAAACCAATTTAGCAAAAATTCGCTCTGGCCGTGCTAACCCAGGAATTTTGGAGCACATTCAGGTGGATTACTATGGCAACCCTACGCCATTAAGCCAGGTTGCTAGCTTAGGCTTGGCAGATGCCCGCACCATCAATGTTCAGCCATTTGAAAAGACGATGGTTGCAGTAGTTGAGAAGGCGATTCGTGATTCTGATTTGGGTTTAAATCCAGCATCACAAGGCACAGTGATCCGCGTGCCAATGCCCGCCCTAACTGAAGAGCGTCGTCGTGAGCTCACCAAGGTTGTCAAAAGCGAAGGCGAAGATACTAAGATTGCTGTGCGCAATCTGCGCCGTGATGCAAATGAGCATCTCAAGCGCTTAACAAAAGACAAAGAAATTTCTGAGGATGATGAGCGTCGTGCCACCGATGAAATTCAAAAGATGACTGATAAAGCAGTAATCGATATTGATAAGATCATCGCCGAAAAAGAAAAAGAGATCATGACGGTTTAA
- a CDS encoding isoprenyl transferase — MTQHASSTLAIPEVSAIPRHVAIIMDGNGRWASKRMMPRVAGHSEGLSAVRKIVQECRKLGVEYLTVFAFSSENWRRPPEEVGFLMKLFLKSLKGEVARLAENDIALRLIGDLSRFDSAIQEMVEFSEKKTADCKGLTFTIAANYGGRWDILQAMRQCLAANPNLKPEQVTEELLQPHLSMAYAPEPDLFIRTGGEQRVSNFLLWQLAYTELYFTDILWPDFDEKELHKAFDWFSQRERRFGRTSAQLASQAMSDAV; from the coding sequence ATGACTCAACACGCCAGCTCAACTTTAGCTATCCCAGAGGTCAGTGCCATACCTCGCCATGTGGCGATTATTATGGACGGCAATGGACGTTGGGCAAGTAAGCGCATGATGCCTCGCGTTGCGGGGCACTCAGAAGGCTTAAGTGCAGTTCGTAAGATTGTTCAAGAATGTCGTAAGTTAGGCGTTGAGTACTTAACGGTATTTGCATTTAGTTCTGAGAACTGGCGTCGCCCACCTGAAGAGGTAGGCTTCTTAATGAAATTATTTCTGAAGTCGCTAAAAGGCGAAGTCGCACGTCTTGCAGAAAATGATATTGCTTTACGCTTAATTGGCGATTTAAGTCGCTTTGATTCAGCCATTCAGGAAATGGTGGAATTTTCTGAAAAAAAGACTGCAGACTGCAAAGGCCTAACCTTTACGATTGCTGCTAACTATGGTGGGCGTTGGGATATCTTGCAAGCCATGCGCCAATGTCTTGCAGCTAACCCCAACTTAAAGCCAGAACAGGTAACTGAAGAGTTGCTTCAACCCCATCTCTCGATGGCTTATGCCCCAGAGCCAGATTTATTTATTCGCACTGGTGGCGAGCAGCGTGTTAGTAATTTCTTGTTATGGCAATTGGCTTATACCGAGCTGTATTTCACGGATATCTTATGGCCTGACTTTGACGAAAAGGAATTACACAAAGCGTTTGACTGGTTTAGTCAGCGTGAGCGCCGTTTTGGCCGTACCAGTGCTCAGCTTGCATCGCAAGCCATGAGTGATGCAGTTTGA
- a CDS encoding phosphatidate cytidylyltransferase codes for MLKTRVITALVLLAVLLPILFLLPQIYIGAFFLVALLAAAWEWSRLLAPEAGRAAWIYALFCLAIILFLLGMQNASWQFALLLLAVIFWFFVAPFILAKGMDVSLAKLRPFYVVLGLIVLPATWFALVFLRELGLIFLLSSIALVWVADIGAYFVGKAFGKHKLAVQISPGKSIEGAVGGLLLCYVYAFLCVYFLPFESTLFGAWAIRFGWVPMFLMVTVLTAFSIFGDLFESQLKRLAGVKDSSHLLPGHGGVLDRVDALIPAMPIAALLAGLV; via the coding sequence ATGCTAAAAACCCGCGTCATTACTGCCCTTGTTCTACTGGCGGTATTGCTGCCCATTCTGTTTTTGCTCCCTCAAATCTATATTGGTGCTTTCTTTTTAGTGGCTTTGTTAGCGGCTGCCTGGGAATGGAGTCGCTTGCTTGCGCCTGAAGCGGGGCGTGCTGCTTGGATTTACGCATTATTTTGCTTAGCGATTATCTTGTTTCTGCTGGGTATGCAGAATGCCTCATGGCAATTTGCTTTATTGCTTTTGGCGGTCATATTTTGGTTTTTTGTGGCGCCATTCATATTGGCTAAAGGCATGGACGTTTCACTTGCAAAGCTGCGACCCTTTTATGTGGTGCTGGGTTTGATTGTCTTGCCGGCGACTTGGTTTGCATTGGTATTCTTGCGTGAGCTGGGTCTCATCTTTTTACTCAGTAGCATAGCCTTAGTGTGGGTGGCAGACATTGGCGCTTACTTTGTGGGTAAGGCATTTGGTAAGCACAAACTTGCGGTGCAAATTAGCCCTGGGAAATCGATTGAGGGTGCTGTCGGAGGTCTATTGCTTTGTTACGTTTACGCATTCTTATGTGTTTACTTTTTACCCTTTGAATCTACATTGTTTGGTGCTTGGGCAATCCGTTTTGGTTGGGTTCCGATGTTCTTGATGGTGACAGTGTTAACGGCATTCAGTATTTTTGGAGATTTATTTGAGTCACAACTCAAACGCTTGGCAGGTGTAAAAGATTCTAGCCATTTATTGCCTGGCCATGGTGGTGTTTTGGATCGCGTAGATGCTTTGATTCCAGCTATGCCAATCGCAGCGCTCTTGGCGGGATTGGTTTAA
- the ispC gene encoding 1-deoxy-D-xylulose-5-phosphate reductoisomerase codes for MKQLAILGSTGSIGVNTLDVVRGHPDRFKVVALTAGKQVDLLAQQCIEFKPAIAVVADADGATRLSKLLLEKKIDTQVLYGPDALVSAVTQSNCDTVMAAIVGAAGLVPALAAAKAGKRVLLANKEALVMSGDLFMQAMRVGGGELLPIDSEHNAIFQCLPNQFSRDQSSSQGVEELWLTASGGPFRNTPLDQLVNITPEQACAHPNWVMGRKISVDSATMMNKGLEVIEAFWLFGLSLEKIKVLIHPQSVVHSMVRYRDGSVLAQLGQPDMRTPIAYGLAWPERIDAGVAPLSLTQLASLSFSEPELERFPCLSLAFAAAKAGGTAPTVLNAANEVAVAAFLDEGLPYLQIPVVVSKVLESIPAANADSLELILAVDTRARQAAQTVVKDILCKR; via the coding sequence GTGAAACAGCTTGCCATCTTAGGTTCTACTGGCTCTATCGGCGTTAATACGCTCGATGTTGTGCGCGGGCATCCAGATCGATTTAAGGTTGTTGCGCTTACAGCAGGCAAGCAAGTAGACCTCCTAGCTCAGCAATGTATTGAATTTAAGCCTGCAATTGCCGTTGTTGCTGATGCTGATGGTGCGACACGCTTAAGCAAGCTCTTGCTTGAGAAGAAAATTGATACTCAAGTTTTATACGGACCAGATGCGCTGGTTAGCGCTGTTACTCAATCAAATTGCGATACCGTAATGGCTGCGATTGTGGGTGCGGCAGGATTGGTTCCTGCATTGGCTGCTGCTAAAGCAGGCAAAAGGGTATTGCTCGCCAATAAAGAGGCATTGGTGATGTCGGGCGATTTATTTATGCAGGCGATGAGAGTAGGGGGCGGTGAGTTATTGCCAATTGATAGTGAACATAATGCGATTTTCCAATGTCTGCCAAATCAATTCTCCAGAGATCAAAGTTCTAGCCAAGGAGTTGAAGAGCTTTGGTTAACTGCCTCAGGTGGTCCATTCAGAAATACGCCGTTAGATCAGTTAGTAAACATTACTCCAGAGCAAGCTTGTGCGCACCCTAATTGGGTGATGGGCCGAAAGATTTCCGTAGATTCTGCGACGATGATGAACAAAGGTCTTGAAGTGATTGAGGCGTTTTGGTTATTTGGATTGTCCTTGGAAAAAATTAAGGTGTTGATTCATCCGCAGAGCGTAGTCCATTCGATGGTGCGTTATCGTGATGGCTCAGTGTTAGCGCAGTTGGGTCAGCCTGATATGCGCACTCCGATTGCATATGGTTTAGCGTGGCCTGAGCGAATTGATGCTGGAGTAGCGCCATTGAGTTTGACGCAGTTAGCATCCTTGAGTTTTTCCGAGCCAGAGCTCGAGCGCTTCCCATGTCTTTCATTGGCATTTGCTGCTGCTAAGGCGGGCGGCACAGCCCCCACAGTTCTGAATGCTGCCAATGAAGTTGCGGTGGCTGCATTCTTGGATGAAGGTTTGCCTTATTTACAGATTCCAGTAGTGGTAAGCAAAGTGCTAGAAAGCATTCCTGCGGCGAATGCAGATTCACTCGAATTAATCTTGGCTGTTGATACTCGCGCTCGTCAAGCGGCGCAAACAGTGGTGAAGGATATTCTTTGCAAGCGTTGA
- a CDS encoding RIP metalloprotease, which translates to MQALITLAAFLFTLGVLVSFHEFGHFLAARCCGVRVLRFAIGFGNPLYTYHAKNKTEWVVASIPLGGYVKLLDGRDAQQTISPAEQSQAFDRKPLWQRSLIVAAGPFANFFLAIAFFALIYLSGAPQLPAVLQAPPENSVAAKLGVVEGDRVIGWQDLKSEADAMPLFGEFEPIPSWNALRWSLMDALTGENGFALELQNPAGGRSIKPFYAKDLPKISPDKDPMVALGILPALTPLSQWQDLKLGPLDAVIFASQRVWVITKVSARLMAGLFTGNTSLKQLGGPLSIADMAGKSAQVGWQPFLAFLALMSISIGLLNLLPFPMLDGGQLLYDAWELVAGKRISTSMQEQLQKVGFILLISMSLLALFNDLQRYISP; encoded by the coding sequence TTGCAAGCGTTGATTACTCTCGCTGCATTTTTATTTACCTTGGGAGTGTTGGTCAGCTTTCATGAGTTTGGACATTTTTTAGCAGCTCGTTGCTGTGGTGTTCGAGTGCTCCGCTTTGCAATTGGTTTTGGTAATCCCTTGTATACCTACCATGCAAAAAATAAAACGGAGTGGGTAGTGGCATCCATTCCTCTCGGTGGTTACGTCAAGTTACTTGATGGTCGAGATGCGCAACAAACAATATCTCCCGCAGAGCAATCCCAGGCATTTGATCGCAAGCCACTGTGGCAACGATCTCTCATAGTGGCGGCTGGTCCATTCGCCAATTTTTTTCTCGCCATTGCCTTTTTTGCCCTCATTTATCTATCTGGCGCACCTCAATTGCCGGCCGTTTTACAAGCTCCGCCTGAAAATTCTGTAGCTGCTAAGTTGGGGGTGGTTGAGGGTGATCGAGTAATTGGTTGGCAAGATTTGAAGTCTGAAGCTGACGCTATGCCCCTTTTTGGTGAATTTGAGCCTATCCCGAGCTGGAATGCATTGCGCTGGAGTTTGATGGATGCGCTAACCGGGGAGAATGGATTTGCCCTTGAGTTGCAAAATCCTGCTGGTGGACGCTCTATAAAACCCTTTTACGCCAAGGATTTACCTAAAATCAGCCCAGATAAAGACCCGATGGTAGCGCTTGGTATCTTGCCGGCGTTGACACCCTTGTCGCAATGGCAGGATTTGAAATTGGGGCCATTGGACGCAGTGATCTTTGCCTCTCAAAGAGTCTGGGTTATTACCAAGGTTTCTGCAAGGTTAATGGCTGGATTATTTACCGGAAATACCTCCTTAAAGCAGTTGGGTGGGCCGCTGAGTATTGCTGACATGGCAGGCAAGTCAGCCCAGGTTGGCTGGCAACCCTTTTTGGCATTTTTAGCCCTGATGAGTATTAGCATCGGTTTGCTGAATTTGCTTCCTTTTCCGATGCTTGATGGGGGTCAGCTACTGTATGATGCATGGGAGTTGGTTGCCGGTAAGCGGATTTCGACTTCAATGCAAGAGCAGCTTCAAAAAGTAGGCTTTATTTTGCTGATTTCTATGTCATTACTGGCCTTGTTTAACGATTTACAACGCTATATTTCGCCTTGA
- the bamA gene encoding outer membrane protein assembly factor BamA, with translation MSLNAHAADSFVVKDIRVEGLQRVEPGTVFSYLPVQVGDTFTDEKGAEAIKALYNTGFFRDVQIQAQGNVLIVIVEERPTISRIEFTGMKEFDPEIVRKSLKTVGVAEARFYDKALIDKAEQELKRQYVGKGMYAAEVVATVTPVERNQVAIYFNIDEGPVAKIQEINFIGNEVFSESTLKSEMQLKTGGWLSWYSKDNLYSKQKLTADLESIRSYYLNRGYLEFVIESTQVSITPDKKGIFLTISIREGKKFTVKDVRLAGETLGKESELLQLVVLKPGDTFSSAKLTESTKAIAEVLGSYGYAFATINPQPDIRRDVAEVDLTLVVDPGRRIYVRQVAISGNAKTRDMVIRREMRQFESSWFDSDKIDLSKKRLGRLGYFTETDITTEDVPGSPDQVDVNVKVTEKPTGAITLGAGFSSTEKLILSAGINQDNAFGTGTAIGLNASLGKINQNLTLSNYDPYFTEDGISRYTDLYYRSSKPLYYVGDPDYQIKSVGSNIKFGVPYTEVDRVFFGTGIELFQIKTSSNTPIPYLNYAMSYGVAAPGYPGTVTTYNVPITVGWSRDGRDSTLIPSDGSLQQLSAEVGTPVGDLTFYRLYGQYQKYHSFSKGNILSFNGEVGYGEAYGNKPFPITKNYYVGGIGSVRGYAPGSLGPQYYNSIIGAWQPTGGQSKIVSNVEYTFPVPGSGVDKTLRLFTFVDGGNAFGENINLVLRYSYGLGLSWISPLGPLKFSYGIPYKSQPTDNIQRLQFQVGTAF, from the coding sequence ATGAGTTTGAATGCTCATGCGGCTGATTCTTTTGTAGTGAAAGATATTCGTGTTGAAGGATTGCAGCGTGTAGAGCCTGGTACGGTATTTAGCTATTTACCAGTGCAGGTGGGTGACACCTTTACGGATGAAAAAGGTGCCGAGGCAATTAAGGCGCTCTATAACACTGGCTTCTTTAGAGATGTGCAGATTCAGGCCCAAGGAAATGTCCTGATTGTGATCGTTGAGGAGCGCCCAACGATTTCTCGAATTGAATTTACCGGGATGAAAGAGTTTGATCCCGAGATTGTGCGCAAGTCCTTAAAAACGGTTGGCGTGGCAGAGGCACGTTTTTATGATAAAGCTTTGATTGATAAAGCCGAACAAGAATTAAAACGCCAATATGTTGGCAAAGGTATGTACGCTGCAGAGGTGGTCGCAACAGTAACGCCTGTTGAGCGCAATCAAGTGGCTATTTATTTCAATATTGATGAAGGCCCTGTTGCCAAGATTCAAGAAATTAACTTTATTGGTAACGAAGTATTTAGTGAGAGCACGCTGAAAAGTGAGATGCAGCTCAAGACTGGTGGATGGTTGTCTTGGTATAGCAAAGACAATCTCTATTCCAAGCAAAAATTAACTGCTGACTTAGAGTCGATTCGCTCCTACTACCTCAATCGTGGTTACTTAGAGTTTGTGATCGAATCTACTCAGGTATCCATTACCCCTGACAAAAAAGGTATCTTCCTGACCATCAGTATTCGTGAGGGTAAAAAGTTTACTGTGAAGGATGTGCGTTTAGCTGGTGAGACTTTAGGTAAGGAATCCGAGTTGTTGCAACTGGTTGTTCTGAAGCCGGGAGATACTTTCTCATCTGCGAAATTAACGGAGAGCACGAAAGCGATTGCTGAGGTTTTGGGTTCTTATGGTTACGCATTTGCAACCATCAATCCGCAACCCGATATTCGCCGCGATGTAGCAGAGGTTGACCTTACTTTGGTAGTTGATCCAGGTCGCCGAATTTATGTGCGTCAGGTCGCTATTTCAGGAAATGCCAAAACACGCGATATGGTGATTCGTCGCGAAATGCGGCAGTTTGAAAGCTCTTGGTTTGATAGTGACAAGATTGATCTTTCTAAGAAGCGTTTAGGTCGCTTGGGTTATTTCACTGAAACGGATATCACCACTGAAGATGTACCTGGATCTCCTGATCAGGTTGACGTCAACGTGAAGGTTACAGAAAAACCAACAGGAGCTATCACTCTTGGTGCGGGCTTCTCCTCTACCGAGAAATTAATCTTATCTGCCGGTATCAATCAAGATAACGCTTTCGGTACTGGTACCGCGATTGGTTTAAATGCGTCCCTAGGTAAAATTAACCAGAACCTCACGCTCTCCAATTACGATCCGTACTTTACGGAAGATGGCATTAGTCGCTATACCGATTTGTACTATCGCTCAAGTAAGCCTTTGTATTACGTTGGCGATCCTGATTACCAAATCAAGTCAGTAGGTTCAAACATTAAGTTTGGCGTTCCTTACACGGAAGTGGATCGCGTGTTCTTCGGAACTGGTATAGAACTCTTTCAGATTAAGACATCTTCAAATACCCCAATCCCGTATTTGAACTACGCAATGAGTTATGGCGTTGCTGCACCGGGCTATCCTGGCACTGTAACCACATACAACGTGCCGATTACTGTTGGCTGGTCACGTGATGGTCGTGATAGCACGCTGATCCCTTCGGATGGCTCATTGCAGCAACTCTCGGCGGAGGTTGGCACGCCGGTTGGAGATCTCACGTTCTATCGTCTTTATGGCCAATACCAAAAATACCATTCCTTCTCCAAGGGTAATATCCTGTCCTTTAATGGAGAGGTTGGTTATGGCGAGGCATATGGCAATAAGCCTTTCCCAATTACTAAGAACTACTATGTAGGTGGTATTGGCTCGGTTCGTGGTTATGCGCCTGGCTCCTTGGGTCCTCAGTACTACAACTCGATTATTGGAGCCTGGCAACCAACGGGAGGACAGTCCAAGATTGTCTCTAACGTTGAATACACCTTCCCCGTTCCTGGTTCGGGCGTGGATAAGACCCTCCGCCTCTTTACCTTCGTCGATGGCGGTAATGCCTTTGGCGAAAACATCAATTTAGTTCTCAGATACTCCTATGGATTGGGTTTATCATGGATATCACCGCTTGGACCATTGAAATTTAGCTATGGTATCCCGTATAAGTCGCAACCAACGGATAACATTCAGCGTTTACAGTTCCAAGTGGGTACAGCGTTTTAA
- a CDS encoding OmpH family outer membrane protein: MKLRQSSKWIQVGLFAAVAALAAPQVFAQDTGGTRVAVVNSEKVFNESNLAKAMQTRLQNEFTKRQNDLRDAAQKIKSAAEKLDRDAAVMSEAERVRRQRELADQDRELQRKQREFTEDLNQRTFEERAKIAEKANVVLKQIAEQRKIDLIVQEAAYASPKADVTDDVIKALNSQK; encoded by the coding sequence ATGAAGCTTCGTCAATCTTCAAAATGGATTCAAGTTGGTCTTTTTGCTGCAGTGGCAGCATTGGCTGCGCCACAAGTCTTTGCTCAAGACACTGGTGGAACGCGTGTTGCAGTTGTGAACTCTGAGAAAGTATTTAATGAGTCCAATTTGGCTAAGGCCATGCAAACACGTTTGCAAAATGAATTTACGAAGCGTCAAAATGATTTGCGTGATGCTGCTCAAAAGATTAAGTCTGCAGCTGAAAAGCTTGACCGTGACGCTGCCGTGATGAGTGAGGCTGAGCGCGTACGTCGTCAACGTGAATTGGCAGATCAAGACCGTGAACTGCAACGGAAGCAACGTGAATTCACTGAGGATCTGAATCAACGTACTTTTGAAGAGCGTGCAAAGATTGCTGAAAAAGCGAACGTCGTATTAAAGCAAATTGCAGAGCAAAGAAAAATTGACCTCATCGTTCAGGAAGCAGCTTATGCCAGCCCTAAGGCTGATGTAACCGATGATGTTATCAAGGCTTTAAATAGCCAGAAGTAA